The stretch of DNA AGATCATAACCAATGTTTGCCGCTTCACCGCCTGACACACGGCAAGATTAACAGCAGACAGCCGCTAAACCCGCCGGGATTCGAGCAGCATCACCATTGTCGACTCAATATATGTCCACTATACGGACAGAAGGTTTCTATTTTTGAGACAAATCGACCGATTCGGAAAACTTCTCCCTAGCATGGCTCGCATACCCAAAAACAGGGAAAGAGGTTGAAGGAAGATGGAAAAGGTAAAAAAGGTAGCGGATTGGATCACCAAATGGTTCACGCTGATCGTCATTGTCTGGGCGGTGTTCAATTACTTCGTCCCGCAGACCAGCGAATGGGCCAAGCATGACACCAGCTGGCTCTTGGGCATTGTGCTCTTCGGCATGGGCCTGACGCTTTCGCTTGAGGATTTCGCACGAATTCTGAAGCAGCCGCTGATGGTCATCGTCGGCACCGTGGCCCATTACGTCATCATGCCGCTTATCGCCGTCGCCCTTTGCGCCATCTTCCACCTCGACGGCCCGCTCGCCGTCGGCGTCATCCTCGTGGGCTGCTGCCCGTCCGGGACCTCGTCGAACGTGATGAGCTTCCTGGCACGAGGCGACGTGGCGCTCGACGTCTCCATCGGCCTGCTTTCCACCCTGCTCGCGCCGTTCATGATTCCGCTGCTGATGCAGCTGCTCGCCTCGAAGTACGTGGCGATTCCCTGGCAGTCGCTCTTCCTGACCGCCGTCAAGGTGGTGCTTATCCCCGTCGCGCTCGGCGTGATCTGCCACACCATCTTCAAAGACAAGATCTCCAAGGTCACCGACGTGCTGCCGATCATCTCGCAGACCGCGATCCTCCTGATCATCGGCATCGTCGTCGCCGCCAACCACGCCGGCCTCTTCAGCACGGCCACCGCGCTGGCCATTCCCGTGGTCATCCTGCACAACCTGTGCGGCTACGGGCTCGGCTTCGGCTTCTCAAGGCTCATGTACAAGGTCTATCCGAAGGGCTTCGGCTACGCGCAGCAGAAGGCTATCACCTTCGAGGTCGGCATGCAGGACTCCGGCCTGGGCGCCACGCTGGCGCTGACCTCCTTCGCCACAGCTCCGATCACCGCGATCCCCTCGACGTTCTTCAGCGTCTGGCACAACATCTCCGGCTCGGTGCTCTCCTCCTGGTGGCGTCGCCACGACGAGAAGAAGGGCTTGGTCGCGGCCGACGAGGCCGACGCCAAAGTCGAAACCGCGAAGGCAGCTGCAGCCAAGGCATAGTTCTGCGGTCAAATAAGCAAGAATCAAAGATCCACGTATTAGGTGTCGCAAACGATAGGGTTGCGGCACCTTTTTATACGCCATACAGCTCAAAGACCCGTTTCCGTTATTCGGCGATCATATGAGGAATACCCTCTTCTAGACTGGTCATATATTCATTTGCGATGCGCAAGGAGATAACAATGAGCAGATTGAACGGTAACCGCACCGAAGCGGAGGAAAAAGGGCTCAAAGTCAATGTCGCGATTTTGGGCGCGGGCGGCATCGCGAAATCAATGGCCGATACGCTGGTGAAGATGACCGGCGATCCGCGATATAGCAGCTTGATCGAACCGTATGCGGTCGCCGCGCGCGACGCCGGCCGAGCCTCGGATTTCGCGAATAAATACGGGTTCGATGTCTCGTACGGTTCCTACGACGAGCTGCTGGCCGACCCGAAGGTCGACCTCGTCTATATCGCCACGCCGCACGCGCTGCATGCCGAGCAAGGCATCGCGTGCCTCAAAGCCGGCAAGAACATCCTGGTCGAGAAGTCGTTCACCGCCAACACCGCGCAGGCGCAGGAACTACTTGATGCTGCCCACGAGACCGGGCTGCTCTGCTGCGAGGCCATCTGGACGCGCTACATGCCCTCGCGCGCGCTCGTCGCCGACATCATCTCCTCCGGCGAAATCGGCGAAGTGCAGGCCGCGACGGCCAACCTCTGCTACCCCACCACGCACAAGGCCCGCATGACCGACCCCGAGATGGCAGGCGGGGCGCTGCTCGACGTCGGGGTCTATCCGCTGAACTTCTTCGACATGGCGCTCGGCGCCGACACCAGCGAGCGCACGATTTCCGAGATCGAGACCTCCATGGTCCCCTACAAGACCGGCGTGGACGCGACCGATTCCATCGCCCTGCACTACAGCGATGGCGTGATG from Bifidobacterium sp. ESL0800 encodes:
- a CDS encoding bile acid:sodium symporter family protein; translated protein: MEKVKKVADWITKWFTLIVIVWAVFNYFVPQTSEWAKHDTSWLLGIVLFGMGLTLSLEDFARILKQPLMVIVGTVAHYVIMPLIAVALCAIFHLDGPLAVGVILVGCCPSGTSSNVMSFLARGDVALDVSIGLLSTLLAPFMIPLLMQLLASKYVAIPWQSLFLTAVKVVLIPVALGVICHTIFKDKISKVTDVLPIISQTAILLIIGIVVAANHAGLFSTATALAIPVVILHNLCGYGLGFGFSRLMYKVYPKGFGYAQQKAITFEVGMQDSGLGATLALTSFATAPITAIPSTFFSVWHNISGSVLSSWWRRHDEKKGLVAADEADAKVETAKAAAAKA
- a CDS encoding Gfo/Idh/MocA family oxidoreductase, with the protein product MSRLNGNRTEAEEKGLKVNVAILGAGGIAKSMADTLVKMTGDPRYSSLIEPYAVAARDAGRASDFANKYGFDVSYGSYDELLADPKVDLVYIATPHALHAEQGIACLKAGKNILVEKSFTANTAQAQELLDAAHETGLLCCEAIWTRYMPSRALVADIISSGEIGEVQAATANLCYPTTHKARMTDPEMAGGALLDVGVYPLNFFDMALGADTSERTISEIETSMVPYKTGVDATDSIALHYSDGVMATATASMMCPSDRTGSIWGTKGYMVCQNINNIEGIDLYGLDHRLTRHVDVPAQLTGYEYEVASAANAILDGKSECVEMPHADTLRIMKLMDQIRGEWGLKYPFEQ